One part of the Agarivorans sp. Alg241-V36 genome encodes these proteins:
- the pntB gene encoding Re/Si-specific NAD(P)(+) transhydrogenase subunit beta → MSQGIVSAAYLIAALLFIFSLAGLSKQETAQRGNIFGIIGMVIAVLATLASTQVTGGSWIITLAMGIGAAIGIRLALKVEMTEMPELVAILHSFVGMAAVLVGFSSAIDHGSLIDSVTGLIDPVAKSIHDVEVFLGIFIGAVTFTGSVVAFGKLRGLISSAPKALPGAHWLNLAMIVVSFYLGSVFMDSGSMWPLVIMTFIAFVFGYNLVSAIGGADMPVVVSMLNSYSGWAAAAAGFMLGNDLLIITGALVGSSGAILSYIMCKAMNRSFISVILGGFGSEGGTVVASDVDQGEHTEVQAEDVAEMLKDANEVIIAPGYGMAVAQAQYPVAEITKQLRDKGINVRFAIHPVAGRLPGHMNVLLAEAKVPYDIVMEMDEINEDFASTDVVLVIGANDTVNPAAKEPGSPIAGMPVLEVWDAKKVVVFKRSMATGYAGVQNPLFFKENTDMLFGDAKETVQKILSHI, encoded by the coding sequence ATGTCTCAAGGTATTGTTTCTGCAGCGTATTTAATCGCTGCCCTATTGTTTATCTTCAGCCTTGCCGGCCTAAGTAAACAAGAAACCGCCCAACGCGGTAACATCTTTGGCATTATCGGTATGGTTATCGCCGTACTGGCCACACTTGCTAGCACCCAAGTAACCGGTGGTAGCTGGATTATTACTCTTGCCATGGGTATTGGTGCCGCAATCGGTATCCGCCTAGCGCTTAAAGTTGAAATGACCGAAATGCCAGAACTCGTGGCAATTCTGCACAGCTTTGTAGGTATGGCAGCGGTATTAGTAGGTTTCTCAAGCGCCATTGATCACGGCTCGTTAATTGACTCAGTAACCGGTCTTATCGACCCAGTGGCTAAGTCTATTCACGACGTTGAAGTGTTCTTAGGTATCTTTATTGGTGCGGTAACCTTCACTGGTTCAGTAGTAGCATTTGGTAAACTGCGCGGCCTTATTAGCAGTGCCCCTAAAGCGCTTCCTGGTGCTCACTGGCTAAACCTAGCCATGATTGTGGTATCATTCTACCTAGGTAGTGTGTTCATGGATAGCGGCTCTATGTGGCCACTGGTTATCATGACCTTTATCGCCTTTGTATTTGGTTACAACTTAGTATCTGCTATCGGCGGCGCCGACATGCCAGTAGTTGTATCAATGCTTAATTCATACTCTGGTTGGGCAGCAGCGGCAGCCGGTTTCATGCTGGGCAACGACTTGCTAATTATTACCGGCGCGCTAGTAGGTAGCTCGGGTGCAATTCTGTCTTACATCATGTGTAAAGCAATGAACCGCTCGTTCATCAGCGTAATCTTAGGTGGCTTTGGCTCAGAAGGCGGCACAGTTGTAGCTAGTGACGTAGACCAAGGCGAGCACACCGAAGTGCAAGCTGAAGACGTAGCCGAAATGCTAAAAGACGCGAACGAAGTGATTATCGCTCCAGGTTACGGCATGGCAGTAGCACAAGCCCAATACCCAGTAGCGGAAATTACCAAACAGCTACGTGATAAAGGCATAAACGTTCGTTTTGCTATTCACCCAGTAGCTGGTCGTTTACCAGGCCACATGAACGTATTGTTAGCCGAAGCCAAAGTACCTTACGACATCGTAATGGAAATGGACGAGATTAACGAAGACTTCGCCTCTACCGACGTAGTGCTAGTAATTGGTGCTAACGACACGGTTAACCCTGCAGCTAAAGAGCCAGGTAGCCCAATTGCCGGTATGCCAGTGCTTGAAGTTTGGGATGCGAAGAAGGTAGTGGTATTTAAGCGTTCAATGGCAACGGGTTATGCCGGTGTTCAAAACCCATTGTTCTTTAAAGAGAATACTGACATGTTGTTTGGTGATGCGAAAGAGACAGTTCAGAAGATCCTTTCTCATATCTAA
- a CDS encoding RodZ domain-containing protein, which translates to MAEQTAQPAQLHKPEQPIERPIPSHPIERPLRPIHPIRPPAQLPYRWQGARTYYWVAPSAQWQPETLRPNQVIELEIAADDRAELLLIDGRDKVVFDGWLGMGDLRTWQIQHPASLYFSKIEGFSLKLNGSDIDLSGYPQDQPLSLTLAPEAE; encoded by the coding sequence ATGGCAGAGCAAACGGCTCAACCTGCCCAGCTGCATAAACCCGAACAGCCGATTGAACGGCCGATTCCCAGCCACCCCATTGAGCGACCACTACGACCCATTCATCCTATTCGCCCACCGGCTCAGTTGCCCTATCGCTGGCAAGGTGCCCGCACTTATTATTGGGTAGCGCCTAGCGCCCAGTGGCAACCCGAAACCTTACGGCCAAATCAAGTGATTGAGCTAGAAATAGCAGCAGACGATCGCGCCGAACTGCTGCTAATTGATGGTCGCGACAAAGTAGTATTTGATGGCTGGCTAGGCATGGGCGATTTGCGAACCTGGCAGATCCAGCACCCTGCGTCTTTATATTTTTCCAAGATCGAAGGTTTTAGTTTAAAACTTAACGGTAGTGACATCGATTTGTCGGGCTACCCGCAAGATCAGCCTTTATCGCTAACCCTTGCACCAGAGGCTGAATAG
- a CDS encoding DUF2971 domain-containing protein has translation MKELYRYRSYNENTIRELIESELWHSHVRLLNDPFEHPFEFDWNELKIEKLPEINKHLKIMSHEELTEQYAQREQNKVLNSLKKFIEIQLQDLEKNATGTFICCFSSKCNEPLMWSHYANGMTGLCFIYDKTELSSHEKIELNPIDYNKQVKQITYRDLNSSVTERIQQFSFTAGKVMKKVSAKTELLNHHYAYQKHIRWKYEGEIRSVLFAGSDEENAKSGVVETVSDKALIGVIIGSKMNKTNRKVVATLCKERGIPIHVAAPNKKDYSVNIYRDVDDPVNFEES, from the coding sequence ATGAAAGAGTTATATCGTTATAGAAGCTACAACGAAAACACGATCAGGGAGTTGATAGAGAGTGAACTTTGGCATTCTCATGTTCGCCTCCTCAATGATCCCTTTGAGCATCCATTCGAATTTGATTGGAATGAGCTTAAGATCGAGAAATTACCTGAGATTAACAAACATCTAAAAATAATGTCTCATGAAGAACTGACTGAACAATATGCTCAACGTGAACAAAATAAAGTTCTCAATTCCCTAAAAAAGTTCATTGAAATTCAACTTCAAGACCTGGAAAAGAATGCCACAGGAACGTTTATTTGTTGCTTTAGCAGTAAATGCAACGAGCCGTTGATGTGGTCACATTATGCAAATGGTATGACTGGCCTTTGCTTTATCTATGATAAAACAGAGTTATCTAGCCATGAAAAAATAGAGCTAAATCCAATTGATTATAATAAACAAGTCAAACAAATCACATACCGAGATTTAAACTCATCCGTCACAGAACGAATTCAACAATTCAGTTTTACCGCAGGGAAGGTGATGAAAAAAGTCTCGGCTAAAACTGAGTTGCTAAATCACCACTATGCTTATCAAAAACATATTCGCTGGAAATATGAAGGCGAGATTCGTAGTGTGTTGTTTGCTGGCAGTGATGAAGAAAATGCCAAATCAGGTGTGGTGGAAACCGTTTCTGATAAAGCTCTAATTGGTGTGATTATTGGTTCTAAAATGAATAAAACCAATAGAAAAGTTGTTGCAACACTATGTAAGGAACGGGGCATACCAATACACGTTGCTGCTCCCAATAAGAAAGATTACTCAGTAAATATTTATCGCGATGTTGATGACCCTGTTAATTTTGAAGAAAGTTGA
- a CDS encoding LysR family transcriptional regulator, whose protein sequence is MDWLNAVQTYVAVVESSSFVQAAQQLNITTSACSKRISWLESQLHCQLLLRTTRRVRATEQGQHFYLQSCDWLSQFNNMRQQLGPSPRGLTGNLSIGAPAVSGSLFVTPLIASFLPQHPHLNIELMEVEPGEIPDLSLDIVVTRQLDNFDSTSYRMLHLFNYAVKCFASPDFLASCGPISQAKQLKALPLLLVQGQIKAGGVKFNEGTVLNQASRFVTHDPLAAIQAAVHHMGVVLVSEDLVQQQLLDGKLVEVVPGLLSEQRSVCAYYPAQRYENPNISAFLQHLREQTQDGIS, encoded by the coding sequence ATGGATTGGCTAAATGCAGTACAAACCTACGTAGCAGTGGTAGAGAGCAGCAGCTTTGTGCAAGCGGCCCAGCAATTAAACATCACTACCTCTGCCTGCAGTAAACGTATCTCTTGGTTAGAGTCACAACTGCATTGCCAACTACTATTGCGCACCACGCGGCGGGTTCGGGCCACCGAGCAAGGTCAGCACTTTTACCTGCAAAGCTGTGATTGGTTGAGCCAATTTAATAATATGCGCCAGCAGCTTGGTCCCTCCCCACGCGGTTTAACCGGCAATCTAAGTATTGGCGCGCCTGCGGTGTCGGGCAGCTTATTTGTAACGCCGCTAATTGCCTCTTTTTTACCGCAACATCCCCACCTTAATATCGAACTGATGGAAGTGGAGCCAGGCGAGATCCCCGATTTATCGCTCGATATAGTGGTAACCCGACAGCTCGACAATTTTGACAGTACCAGTTACCGCATGCTGCATTTGTTTAATTACGCGGTGAAATGCTTCGCCAGCCCCGATTTCTTAGCCTCCTGCGGGCCAATAAGCCAAGCCAAGCAACTCAAAGCCCTACCGCTGCTACTAGTACAAGGTCAAATCAAAGCTGGCGGGGTTAAGTTTAATGAGGGTACCGTACTAAACCAGGCTTCACGTTTTGTTACTCACGACCCGCTGGCAGCGATTCAAGCAGCGGTTCACCATATGGGCGTGGTGCTAGTCTCAGAAGATTTAGTTCAACAACAGCTATTAGACGGCAAATTAGTAGAAGTGGTGCCGGGGCTACTTTCAGAACAACGTAGCGTATGTGCTTATTATCCGGCGCAACGCTATGAGAATCCCAATATCAGCGCTTTCTTGCAACACCTACGAGAACAAACCCAAGACGGTATTAGTTAA
- a CDS encoding DUF2058 domain-containing protein: protein MAKLSLQEQMLKAGLVDKKKAKKVGKTNKKSRTLAKEVKAAAEQARTEQQQRDAELAQQQNAEKAKKAVAAQIKQLIEMNMLDRKRGDDGYNFTHDGVIKKIFVTDELRKQLSNGRLAIVTLGEAYEVVPTIVAEKIAQRDESVVVLINDPSQDVIDEDDPYADYQIPDDLMW from the coding sequence ATGGCCAAGTTATCCCTGCAAGAGCAGATGCTTAAAGCTGGTTTAGTTGATAAGAAAAAAGCCAAAAAAGTTGGCAAAACTAATAAAAAGTCTCGCACCTTGGCCAAAGAAGTAAAAGCTGCTGCCGAGCAAGCGCGTACCGAACAGCAACAACGTGATGCCGAGTTAGCGCAGCAGCAAAATGCTGAAAAAGCCAAGAAAGCCGTTGCCGCACAAATTAAGCAATTGATCGAGATGAACATGCTCGACAGAAAGCGCGGTGATGATGGCTATAACTTCACTCATGATGGCGTAATTAAAAAGATATTTGTTACCGATGAGCTGCGTAAGCAGCTAAGCAACGGCCGTTTAGCCATTGTGACCTTAGGTGAAGCCTACGAAGTTGTGCCTACTATTGTGGCGGAAAAAATTGCCCAGCGTGACGAAAGCGTAGTGGTGCTAATTAACGACCCAAGCCAAGATGTGATTGATGAAGACGACCCGTATGCGGATTATCAAATCCCAGATGATTTGATGTGGTAA
- the recG gene encoding ATP-dependent DNA helicase RecG: MELSSLPITALKGVGDKLAEKLLRLHIRNVGDLLLHLPLRYEDRTRVWPINDLLHGAHVSVHGEITKVETIHARRRMLTCRISDGSGSITLRFFNFNNGQKAAMQQGKWMRCFGEAKRGKHGWEMIHPEYSIIADANAPLMDEKLTPVYPTTEGLKQLNLRKLSEQAFKLLEQYPLVDWLPPALRPHGLDLNQALMLLHRPEPDTELSLLEEGKHPAQQRLVLEELAAHQLSMLKLRQEQQRQAAIALPLASQLEQQFLAQLPFKPTNAQQRVVAEIKADTQQPHAMMRLVQGDVGSGKTLVAAMAALQALANGYQVALMAPTEILAEQHAVNFAAWFEPLGIKVDWLAGKQKGKARNQAMQRIASGEAQMVVGTHAIFQDQVQFAKLALVIIDEQHRFGVHQRMALREKGAAVDGSNTLPHQLIMTATPIPRTLAMTAYADLELSIIDELPPGRTPIKTVALPDTRREQVIERVYQACHNDGRQAYWVCTLIEESEVLQCQAAEDTADTLQKQLPDLRIGLVHGRMKPQEKQWVMEQFKNHHLDLLVATTVIEVGVDVPNSSLMIIENPERLGLAQLHQLRGRVGRGQVESHCVLMYHSPLSKTASSRLSVLRDSTDGFVIAQRDMEIRGPGELLGTKQTGLAEFKIADLVRDQAMIGKAQRLAKQLLQQTPVAIEPLIDRWLAGREQFAQA, encoded by the coding sequence GTGGAACTAAGCAGCCTGCCTATTACTGCACTTAAGGGAGTGGGTGACAAACTCGCCGAAAAGCTCCTGCGCTTACATATTCGAAATGTAGGCGATTTGCTGCTGCACTTACCGCTGCGCTACGAAGATCGCACCCGCGTTTGGCCAATCAACGATCTCTTGCATGGTGCTCATGTATCAGTGCATGGCGAGATTACCAAAGTTGAAACTATTCACGCACGTCGACGCATGCTCACTTGCCGGATTAGCGACGGCAGCGGCAGCATTACTCTACGCTTTTTCAATTTTAACAACGGCCAAAAAGCGGCCATGCAACAGGGCAAATGGATGCGCTGTTTTGGCGAGGCAAAGCGTGGTAAACATGGCTGGGAAATGATTCATCCGGAATACAGCATAATTGCCGATGCCAACGCACCGCTCATGGATGAAAAACTCACCCCGGTCTACCCCACTACTGAAGGTTTAAAGCAGCTCAACCTGCGTAAATTGAGCGAACAAGCTTTTAAACTCTTAGAGCAATATCCGCTAGTAGATTGGCTGCCACCAGCATTACGCCCCCATGGTTTAGATCTAAACCAAGCCTTGATGTTGCTGCATCGCCCAGAACCAGACACCGAATTAAGCTTACTGGAAGAAGGTAAGCACCCTGCCCAACAACGTTTGGTGCTAGAGGAGCTAGCCGCCCACCAGCTAAGCATGTTAAAGCTGCGCCAAGAACAGCAGCGCCAAGCCGCAATTGCTTTGCCTTTAGCCAGCCAACTGGAGCAGCAGTTTTTAGCTCAATTGCCCTTTAAACCTACCAATGCCCAGCAGCGAGTAGTGGCCGAAATTAAAGCCGATACCCAACAGCCTCACGCTATGATGCGGCTAGTACAAGGCGATGTAGGTAGCGGCAAAACCTTAGTAGCAGCAATGGCGGCTTTACAAGCTTTAGCCAATGGTTACCAAGTAGCGCTGATGGCTCCCACCGAAATATTGGCCGAGCAACATGCTGTTAATTTTGCAGCTTGGTTTGAGCCTTTAGGCATTAAGGTTGATTGGCTAGCCGGCAAGCAAAAAGGCAAAGCGCGTAATCAAGCTATGCAGCGAATAGCCAGCGGCGAAGCGCAAATGGTAGTGGGCACTCACGCGATTTTTCAAGATCAAGTACAGTTCGCCAAACTGGCCTTAGTGATCATTGATGAGCAACACCGCTTTGGTGTTCATCAACGCATGGCTCTGCGTGAAAAAGGTGCTGCGGTAGATGGCAGCAATACTCTACCCCATCAGCTAATCATGACGGCGACCCCTATCCCTCGCACCTTGGCGATGACCGCTTATGCAGATTTAGAACTGTCGATTATTGATGAATTGCCACCGGGCAGAACGCCAATTAAAACCGTGGCCCTGCCTGATACACGCCGCGAGCAAGTTATCGAGCGGGTGTACCAGGCTTGCCATAATGATGGTCGCCAAGCCTATTGGGTGTGCACCCTAATTGAAGAGTCAGAGGTTTTACAATGCCAAGCGGCAGAAGACACCGCCGATACCTTGCAAAAACAATTGCCCGACTTACGCATAGGCTTAGTACATGGCCGAATGAAGCCACAAGAAAAGCAATGGGTAATGGAGCAGTTTAAAAATCATCACTTAGATTTGTTAGTAGCAACTACCGTGATTGAAGTTGGCGTTGATGTGCCTAATTCCAGTTTAATGATTATCGAAAACCCCGAGCGGCTGGGTTTAGCTCAACTCCACCAACTACGTGGGCGAGTTGGCCGCGGCCAAGTAGAAAGCCATTGTGTGCTGATGTACCACAGTCCCTTGTCTAAAACCGCCAGCTCGCGCTTAAGTGTGCTGCGCGATAGCACCGACGGATTTGTAATTGCCCAACGTGATATGGAAATTCGCGGCCCCGGCGAACTCTTAGGCACTAAACAAACTGGCTTAGCCGAGTTTAAAATTGCCGATTTAGTGCGTGACCAAGCAATGATTGGTAAAGCCCAGCGTTTAGCAAAACAGTTATTACAGCAAACGCCGGTAGCCATTGAGCCACTCATTGACCGCTGGTTAGCTGGCCGCGAGCAGTTTGCCCAAGCCTAA
- the glpK gene encoding glycerol kinase GlpK, translating to MDTARYIVALDQGTTSSRAIIFNQDSEIVGSVQREFSQFFPKSGWVEHNPMEIWASQSASLTEVLAKTGIRSDQIAAIGITNQRETTIVWDKNTGQPIYNAIVWQCRRTTKLCEELKEQGWEEYIQDTTGLILDAYFSGSKLKWILDNVEGAREKAEAGDLLFGTVDSWLVWKLTNGRVHVTDYTNASRTMMFNIHTLEWDDKLLDMLGVPKQMLPEVKACSEIYGQTNIGGKGGTRIPIAGIAGDQQAALFGQQCYRKGMAKNTYGTGCFLLMNTGEKPVKSTHGLLTTIAFSLDGKVNYALEGSVFMGGATIQWLRDEMGLIRDASDTQYFASKVDDTNGVYLVPAFVGLGAPYWDPYARGTIVGLTRGANRNHIIRAALESIAYQSRDLLEAMQADAGISLKQLRVDGGAVANDFLLQFQADALGTEVVRPSLIESTALGAAYLAGLAVGYWDSVESLAESNTPDRCFSPDGDEAKRERLYKGWKRAVDCSRGWYDKDLDE from the coding sequence ATGGACACCGCACGATATATAGTTGCCCTTGATCAGGGCACAACCAGCTCAAGAGCAATCATCTTTAACCAAGACTCTGAAATTGTTGGCAGCGTACAACGTGAATTTAGCCAGTTTTTCCCAAAATCAGGTTGGGTAGAGCACAACCCCATGGAAATATGGGCCAGTCAAAGTGCATCTCTCACTGAGGTTTTGGCAAAAACCGGTATTCGTAGCGATCAAATTGCCGCTATTGGCATTACCAATCAGCGCGAAACCACCATTGTTTGGGACAAAAATACTGGCCAGCCTATTTATAACGCCATTGTTTGGCAGTGTCGTCGTACCACTAAGTTGTGTGAAGAGCTTAAAGAACAAGGCTGGGAAGAATACATTCAAGACACTACCGGACTTATCTTAGATGCCTACTTTTCTGGCTCTAAGTTAAAGTGGATTTTAGATAATGTAGAGGGCGCGCGCGAAAAAGCCGAGGCTGGAGATTTACTGTTTGGCACGGTTGATAGCTGGTTAGTTTGGAAACTTACCAATGGGCGGGTGCATGTAACTGACTATACCAATGCCTCGCGCACCATGATGTTTAATATCCACACCCTGGAGTGGGACGATAAGTTATTAGACATGTTGGGTGTACCCAAACAGATGCTGCCAGAGGTGAAGGCCTGCTCAGAAATTTATGGCCAAACCAATATCGGCGGCAAGGGCGGAACGCGTATTCCTATTGCGGGTATTGCCGGAGACCAACAAGCCGCCTTGTTTGGTCAGCAGTGCTATCGCAAAGGCATGGCAAAAAATACCTATGGCACAGGCTGCTTTTTGCTAATGAACACCGGGGAAAAACCGGTTAAATCAACCCATGGCTTGCTCACCACCATAGCCTTTTCCCTGGATGGTAAAGTTAATTATGCATTGGAAGGCAGTGTCTTTATGGGCGGTGCAACTATTCAATGGCTGCGTGACGAAATGGGCTTGATTCGCGATGCCTCTGATACCCAATATTTTGCCTCTAAGGTTGATGACACCAATGGCGTTTATTTAGTGCCAGCCTTTGTGGGTTTAGGCGCGCCTTATTGGGACCCTTATGCGCGCGGCACCATTGTAGGTTTAACTCGTGGCGCTAACCGTAATCATATTATTCGCGCAGCACTTGAGTCGATAGCCTATCAAAGTCGTGACCTATTAGAAGCGATGCAAGCAGACGCGGGCATTTCGCTTAAGCAATTGCGCGTAGACGGTGGCGCTGTCGCTAACGACTTCTTGTTACAGTTTCAAGCCGACGCACTGGGCACCGAAGTGGTTCGCCCTTCATTGATTGAATCTACTGCCTTAGGCGCCGCTTATTTAGCCGGATTAGCGGTAGGCTACTGGGATAGCGTGGAAAGCTTGGCCGAGAGCAATACACCAGATCGCTGTTTCTCGCCTGATGGTGATGAAGCTAAACGCGAGCGTTTATATAAAGGTTGGAAACGTGCCGTTGATTGTAGCCGAGGTTGGTACGACAAAGACTTAGACGAATAA
- a CDS encoding Re/Si-specific NAD(P)(+) transhydrogenase subunit alpha: protein MQIGIPKEIFDQESRVAATPKTVEQLLKLGFSVAVESGAGTAASFNDDAYSEAGAEIVSKEQAFQADLIFKVNAPLDGSDNTTDELALIKEGATVASFAWPAQNPELLEKFKAAKVNLLAMDMVPRISRAQSLDARSSLANVDGYRAVVEAANHFGRFFTGQITAAGKVPPAKVLVIGAGVAGLAAIGTAGSLGAIVRAFDTRPEVKEQINSMGAEFLELDYEEEDTGSGDGYAKEMSAAFIEAEMALFREQAQDVDIIITTALIPGRPAPKLILADMVELMKPGSVIVDLAAATGGNCELTEPGEIAVKHDVTIVGLTDISRRLPAQASQLYGTNLVNLLKLLSPEKDGEINIDFEDEVLRGVASVKDGEITFPPPAIQVSAQPKAEAPAVEPAPVEEEKPSKPWLKPALAAAGAAAFAWVANVAPADFVQHFTVFLLACVVGYYVVWNVTHALHTPLMSVTNAISGIIIVGALVQMKADTSWVVLLLSGIAVLIATINIAGGFTVTQRMLKMFRKDD from the coding sequence ATGCAAATCGGAATACCTAAGGAGATCTTCGACCAGGAGAGCCGGGTAGCCGCCACCCCAAAAACCGTAGAGCAGTTGCTAAAACTAGGCTTCTCTGTGGCAGTGGAAAGCGGCGCGGGAACAGCAGCCAGCTTTAATGATGACGCTTACAGCGAAGCAGGCGCAGAAATTGTAAGCAAAGAGCAAGCATTTCAAGCTGACCTTATCTTTAAGGTAAATGCTCCACTAGATGGAAGCGACAACACCACTGACGAACTTGCCCTTATAAAGGAAGGCGCAACGGTAGCCAGTTTTGCATGGCCTGCACAAAATCCAGAGTTACTAGAAAAATTCAAAGCTGCCAAGGTTAACTTATTAGCCATGGACATGGTGCCACGTATTTCTCGTGCCCAGTCTTTAGATGCGCGCAGCTCACTAGCTAACGTAGACGGCTACCGCGCGGTAGTAGAAGCCGCCAACCACTTTGGTCGCTTCTTTACTGGTCAAATTACTGCCGCAGGTAAAGTACCACCCGCTAAAGTATTGGTTATTGGTGCAGGTGTAGCCGGCTTGGCGGCCATTGGTACCGCTGGTAGCCTAGGCGCTATTGTGCGCGCCTTTGATACTCGCCCAGAAGTTAAAGAACAAATTAACTCTATGGGCGCCGAGTTCCTAGAGCTTGATTACGAAGAAGAAGATACCGGCAGCGGTGATGGTTACGCTAAAGAAATGAGCGCCGCCTTTATCGAAGCTGAAATGGCCTTGTTCCGTGAGCAAGCTCAAGACGTAGATATCATTATTACTACGGCGTTAATTCCTGGTCGCCCAGCTCCTAAACTGATTTTGGCCGACATGGTTGAATTAATGAAGCCAGGTAGCGTGATTGTGGATTTAGCCGCAGCCACTGGCGGTAACTGTGAATTAACCGAACCTGGTGAAATTGCCGTTAAACATGACGTAACCATTGTTGGTTTAACCGACATCTCACGCCGTTTACCAGCACAAGCTAGCCAACTATACGGTACTAACTTAGTAAACCTACTTAAGTTACTAAGCCCAGAAAAAGATGGCGAAATTAATATCGACTTCGAAGACGAAGTTCTACGTGGCGTAGCCTCGGTTAAAGATGGCGAAATCACCTTCCCACCACCAGCGATTCAAGTAAGTGCTCAGCCAAAAGCCGAAGCACCTGCAGTAGAGCCGGCTCCAGTGGAAGAAGAAAAACCTAGCAAACCTTGGCTAAAACCTGCTCTAGCAGCCGCTGGCGCAGCTGCTTTTGCTTGGGTAGCCAATGTAGCACCAGCAGACTTTGTACAACACTTCACTGTGTTCTTGCTGGCCTGTGTAGTGGGTTACTACGTAGTTTGGAACGTAACACATGCCTTGCACACTCCATTAATGAGTGTAACTAACGCCATTAGCGGCATTATTATTGTGGGTGCCTTAGTGCAAATGAAAGCCGACACCTCCTGGGTAGTATTACTGCTCTCCGGTATCGCTGTGCTTATCGCCACCATTAATATTGCCGGTGGTTTTACTGTGACTCAGCGGATGCTGAAAATGTTCCGTAAAGACGACTAA
- a CDS encoding LysR family transcriptional regulator produces the protein MTNSSFETLDLNLLKVFVVLAQELNTRRTAERMHVSQPAISRSLQKLREHFADELFVRAQHGLIATPKAEQLSLSLPGILAELANVVDHHNDFDPAKLEGILKVAMHPMLLASVAKRLFVALQQHAPDLRLQVATWGADTCELIQRGQIDFGLCLLPVEGSKELVQRRLWRQPIYVYAREAHPIGDNIVTPQHFETYSTALIHVPGWSPARTEAEKFLAAYGVEVTIGYRSELPGSIMDVLRVSDLVYPSVTYYPPEDIPGIRQLQLSEDFKGLALKYDTGYVFHYRNRQNPLYLWLQEILVEQCRDEIFSLT, from the coding sequence GTGACAAATAGTTCCTTTGAAACCTTAGATTTAAACTTACTAAAAGTGTTTGTGGTATTGGCCCAAGAGCTGAATACCCGTCGCACCGCCGAGCGGATGCATGTGAGTCAACCTGCGATAAGTCGCAGCTTACAAAAACTGCGAGAACATTTTGCTGATGAACTATTTGTACGCGCTCAACACGGCCTAATTGCTACTCCCAAAGCTGAGCAATTGTCACTGAGTCTGCCGGGGATTTTGGCCGAACTGGCCAATGTAGTGGACCATCACAATGACTTTGATCCAGCTAAATTAGAGGGCATTCTAAAAGTTGCCATGCATCCTATGTTGTTAGCGTCGGTGGCTAAGCGCTTGTTTGTGGCACTTCAGCAACATGCGCCAGACTTGCGTTTACAAGTGGCCACTTGGGGCGCCGATACCTGCGAACTCATTCAGCGAGGGCAAATTGATTTTGGTTTATGTTTGCTGCCAGTAGAAGGCTCTAAAGAGCTAGTGCAGCGGCGTTTATGGCGACAGCCTATTTATGTTTATGCCCGCGAAGCTCATCCTATTGGCGACAATATTGTCACTCCGCAACACTTCGAAACTTACTCTACCGCTTTAATTCACGTACCTGGTTGGAGCCCGGCTCGCACCGAGGCAGAAAAGTTTTTAGCTGCCTATGGCGTAGAAGTGACCATTGGGTATCGCTCAGAATTGCCGGGTTCGATTATGGATGTATTGCGGGTGAGTGATTTAGTCTACCCAAGTGTGACTTATTACCCACCAGAAGATATTCCCGGCATTAGGCAATTACAGCTAAGTGAAGACTTTAAAGGTTTAGCGCTGAAATACGATACTGGTTATGTTTTCCACTACCGCAATCGACAAAATCCTCTGTACTTGTGGTTGCAAGAGATCTTGGTTGAGCAATGTCGCGATGAGATTTTTAGCCTTACCTAA